One region of Tistrella mobilis genomic DNA includes:
- a CDS encoding ABC transporter ATP-binding protein yields the protein MAEPLLRIEALHAGYGDAAVLHGIDLAIGEGSAVALLGRNGAGKSTLLKTILNAGPRVTGGRITLDGRDIGPLGPDARARAGLMLVPEDRRIFPHITVAENIALGVHAARAGVKPMTMDEIWALFPALVPFAARAGYALSGGQQQMVAVARGVIARPRLLLLDEPVEGLAPVIVDQMAEEIRRLHRDHGLTVLVTEQNLSFARAVTDRVHLIDSGELVYSGSWAEFDADPSLKARYLAV from the coding sequence ATGGCTGAACCGCTCCTGCGCATCGAGGCGCTTCATGCCGGCTATGGCGATGCCGCCGTGCTGCACGGCATCGACCTTGCCATCGGCGAGGGCTCGGCCGTGGCGCTGCTCGGCCGCAACGGCGCCGGCAAATCCACCCTGCTCAAGACCATCCTGAATGCCGGCCCCCGGGTCACCGGCGGCCGCATCACCCTGGACGGCCGGGATATCGGCCCGCTCGGCCCCGATGCCCGCGCCCGGGCCGGGCTGATGCTGGTCCCCGAAGACCGGCGGATCTTCCCGCATATCACGGTGGCCGAGAATATCGCGCTGGGGGTGCATGCCGCCCGCGCGGGGGTGAAGCCGATGACGATGGACGAGATCTGGGCCCTGTTCCCGGCCCTCGTCCCCTTCGCCGCCCGCGCCGGCTATGCCCTCTCGGGCGGGCAGCAGCAGATGGTGGCAGTGGCGCGCGGCGTGATCGCCCGGCCACGCCTGCTGCTGCTCGACGAGCCGGTAGAAGGGCTGGCGCCGGTGATCGTGGACCAGATGGCCGAGGAAATCCGCCGCCTGCACCGCGATCACGGGCTGACGGTGCTGGTCACCGAACAGAACCTTTCCTTCGCCCGCGCGGTCACCGACCGGGTGCACCTGATCGACAGCGGCGAGCTGGTCTATTCGGGCAGCTGGGCGGAATTCGATGCCGATCCCAGCCTTAAAGCCCGCTACCTCGCCGTTTGA
- a CDS encoding ABC transporter ATP-binding protein, which produces MSRTASPSPTSSTPTSSAPLLAARGLVKFYGKTQVLHDVSIDVAPGEAHVVIGPNGAGKTTLFKAVSGEFPVDGGEIRFDEGDVTRLAGWQRVRRGVGRSFQVARIFGEMTTAENLTVAVESRERRTRGGFSLTFRISPRRSTLAEVSRLLDGLGLGPRADDPAKLLSHGDKKRLELAMSLALRPKLIMLDEPTAGMSPGDRTAAAELIAETQRRHGLAFLLTEHDMGVVFGLAQRLTVLHHGRVIASGEPAAVRDDPTVKEVYLGHG; this is translated from the coding sequence ATGAGCAGGACCGCTTCCCCGTCTCCGACGTCTTCCACCCCCACCTCTTCCGCGCCCCTGCTTGCGGCCCGCGGCCTGGTGAAGTTCTACGGCAAGACCCAGGTGCTGCACGATGTCTCGATCGATGTGGCGCCGGGCGAGGCCCATGTGGTGATCGGCCCCAACGGCGCCGGCAAGACCACGCTGTTCAAGGCGGTCTCGGGTGAATTTCCGGTCGATGGCGGCGAGATCCGTTTCGACGAGGGCGATGTCACCAGGCTTGCCGGCTGGCAGCGGGTGCGGCGGGGCGTCGGGCGCTCGTTCCAGGTGGCGCGGATCTTCGGCGAGATGACCACGGCCGAGAATCTGACGGTCGCGGTGGAATCGCGCGAGCGCCGCACCCGCGGCGGCTTCAGCCTCACCTTCCGGATCAGCCCGCGACGCAGCACGCTGGCCGAGGTCTCGCGCCTGCTCGACGGGCTGGGGCTGGGGCCGCGGGCCGACGACCCGGCCAAACTTCTCTCCCATGGCGACAAGAAGCGGCTGGAACTGGCGATGAGCCTGGCGCTGCGCCCCAAGCTGATCATGCTCGACGAGCCGACCGCCGGCATGTCGCCGGGCGACCGGACGGCGGCGGCGGAGCTGATCGCCGAAACCCAGCGGCGCCACGGCCTCGCCTTCCTGCTCACCGAACACGATATGGGCGTGGTTTTCGGCCTTGCCCAAAGGCTGACCGTGCTGCATCACGGCCGGGTCATCGCCAGCGGCGAGCCGGCTGCGGTGCGCGACGACCCGACCGTCAAGGAGGTCTATCTGGGCCATGGCTGA
- a CDS encoding branched-chain amino acid ABC transporter permease, with protein sequence MMTLATRTTPLLALWPLAVGLILFALAPALLNQGLVFLAGLTLVNIVFAQAWNLLFSTIGLLSFGQAMFFAIGAYAMAAGPQQAGGGPFLMWLGIATGLGALAAIVFGIVALRRSGGIYFAVLTLAFAELVHVLITKTDWLGRNDGLTGIYRPTIELGIATIDLTQGDAYYWFMLVACGLASALLWWAGHGVLGRSFRAIRQDPVRAAFLGLDVDRHRLAAFAISGAASAFAGAVSAPWMQIVTPELAHWSMSTKPVLYALLGGAGSFWGPAIGAILFGAVEYATRTMHGIADITTGLMLLAVVLAIPGGVMGLVMTLRARRGATARATPAPHARRPQEQTP encoded by the coding sequence ATGATGACGCTTGCGACCCGGACGACACCGCTTCTGGCGCTCTGGCCGCTGGCGGTGGGCCTGATCCTCTTCGCCCTGGCGCCCGCGCTGCTCAATCAGGGGCTGGTGTTCCTTGCGGGGCTGACGCTGGTCAACATCGTGTTTGCCCAGGCCTGGAACCTGCTGTTCAGCACCATCGGCCTGCTCTCCTTCGGCCAGGCGATGTTCTTCGCCATCGGCGCCTATGCCATGGCGGCCGGCCCCCAGCAGGCCGGCGGCGGGCCGTTCCTGATGTGGCTCGGCATCGCGACCGGGCTGGGCGCGCTGGCCGCGATCGTCTTCGGCATCGTGGCGCTGCGCCGCTCGGGCGGGATCTATTTCGCCGTACTGACGCTCGCCTTCGCCGAACTGGTCCATGTGCTGATCACCAAGACCGATTGGCTGGGCCGCAATGACGGGCTGACCGGCATCTATCGCCCCACGATCGAGCTTGGCATCGCCACCATCGATCTGACGCAGGGCGACGCCTATTACTGGTTCATGCTGGTCGCCTGCGGGCTGGCCTCTGCCCTGCTCTGGTGGGCCGGGCATGGCGTGCTCGGTCGCAGTTTCCGGGCGATCCGGCAGGATCCGGTGCGCGCGGCGTTCCTGGGCCTCGACGTCGACCGCCACCGCCTGGCCGCCTTTGCCATTTCGGGCGCCGCCAGCGCCTTCGCCGGCGCGGTGAGTGCCCCCTGGATGCAGATCGTCACCCCCGAACTCGCCCATTGGAGCATGTCGACCAAGCCGGTGCTCTATGCCCTGCTGGGCGGTGCGGGCAGCTTCTGGGGCCCGGCGATCGGCGCGATCCTGTTCGGCGCGGTCGAATACGCCACCCGCACCATGCACGGCATCGCCGACATCACCACCGGCCTGATGCTGCTGGCCGTGGTGCTGGCGATCCCCGGCGGCGTGATGGGGCTGGTGATGACGTTGCGCGCGCGGCGTGGCGCGACGGCACGCGCCACCCCCGCCCCGCATGCCCGCCGCCCGCAGGAGCAGACGCCATGA
- a CDS encoding branched-chain amino acid ABC transporter permease: MTFADLALILFNGMAWAAATFLVAAGLTLIFGILHILNFAHGGFFMIGAYIAFTLLQLAGGGGVPLWLYLVVALASGMAVAVLGVLADLAIFRRLRGVEDAYVLIATYALLLVCDGAVKLIWGLNFMSVPTPEELGGAVFLGDAIMPEFALFVIACGLLAFIGLDLLMERTTFGKLIWAVAMDSWMAKLLGIRVGRVLMITVVIAFALAGLAGGLLAANQSLSPSLAGVFLLQAFGVIIVGGMGSIRGAAIAAVMLGLIESFGTVFLPDYPGILFFVALAAVLLIRPQGLMGRAQVA; the protein is encoded by the coding sequence ATGACGTTCGCCGATCTGGCGCTGATCCTGTTCAACGGCATGGCCTGGGCGGCCGCCACCTTTCTGGTGGCGGCGGGGCTGACGCTGATCTTCGGCATCCTGCACATCCTGAACTTCGCCCATGGCGGGTTCTTCATGATCGGCGCCTATATCGCCTTCACCCTGCTGCAGCTGGCAGGCGGCGGCGGTGTGCCGCTGTGGCTGTATCTGGTGGTGGCGCTGGCATCTGGCATGGCGGTGGCCGTGCTGGGGGTGCTGGCCGATCTTGCCATCTTCCGGCGGCTGCGCGGGGTTGAGGACGCCTATGTGCTGATCGCAACCTACGCCCTGCTGCTGGTCTGCGACGGTGCGGTCAAGCTGATCTGGGGGCTGAACTTCATGTCGGTGCCGACCCCTGAAGAGCTGGGCGGTGCCGTGTTCCTGGGCGATGCGATCATGCCCGAATTCGCGCTGTTCGTGATTGCCTGCGGCCTGCTCGCCTTCATCGGCCTCGACCTGCTGATGGAGCGGACCACCTTCGGCAAGCTGATCTGGGCGGTCGCCATGGACAGCTGGATGGCGAAGCTGCTGGGCATCCGCGTCGGCCGGGTGCTGATGATCACGGTCGTGATCGCCTTCGCCCTGGCGGGCCTTGCCGGCGGGCTGCTCGCCGCCAATCAGAGCCTGTCGCCAAGCCTTGCCGGCGTGTTCCTGCTCCAGGCCTTCGGGGTGATCATCGTCGGCGGCATGGGCAGCATCCGGGGCGCTGCGATCGCAGCCGTGATGCTGGGGCTGATCGAAAGCTTCGGCACCGTCTTCCTGCCGGATTATCCCGGCATCCTCTTCTTCGTCGCCCTCGCCGCCGTGCTGCTGATCCGGCCGCAGGGGCTGATGGGACGCGCACAGGTGGCATGA
- a CDS encoding ABC transporter substrate-binding protein, with protein MTQSFKGPRFSRRTLLKTTAAAAAIAPMSRLWIPGAHAADNPIRLGLVTPLSGAQEMIGSFVRHGAEIAVEKINADGGVNGRPLALEIRDSKANPAAATVAARELLGQGVNLQLGTISSAVALAMGPLMQAAGGTVLTCGAGTEKLNHENYSPNVFRVGDSPYSRQYGLIRLIAERYPNVTSWGGIIPDHEYGRTTWAIFVDAMLNIFPQVTGKQPEIQRPILVPYGAGDYKNFIAAAVRQPFEGLYTSAYGGDAVTLFQQAKPFGLFEKTKVVVDSANEFLVPLAMKDQTPDTWTGTHWYFNGNTDNPMSKHLYDAYVARTGNKYPMGWAAEAHAAVYAYKAALEKTGGETKADAIIAALKGLTFDSATGKRTLRAEDNQAIKNVEIMRISPKADNPDGFAVTDFVSVPGDSVVEPARPGQKLELKSL; from the coding sequence ATGACCCAGAGCTTCAAGGGCCCCAGGTTCAGCCGGCGCACCCTGCTGAAGACGACAGCCGCCGCGGCCGCGATCGCGCCGATGAGCCGGCTGTGGATCCCCGGCGCCCATGCCGCCGACAACCCGATCAGGCTGGGCCTGGTGACCCCGCTGTCGGGCGCGCAGGAAATGATCGGCAGCTTCGTGCGCCACGGCGCCGAGATTGCGGTCGAGAAGATCAATGCCGATGGCGGCGTCAACGGCCGGCCTCTGGCGCTGGAAATCCGCGACAGCAAGGCCAACCCGGCCGCCGCGACCGTGGCGGCGCGCGAATTGCTGGGCCAGGGCGTCAACCTGCAGCTCGGCACCATCTCGTCGGCGGTGGCGCTGGCCATGGGCCCGCTGATGCAGGCGGCCGGCGGCACGGTGCTGACCTGCGGCGCGGGCACCGAGAAGCTGAACCACGAGAATTACAGCCCCAACGTCTTCCGGGTGGGCGACAGCCCCTATTCGCGCCAGTACGGCCTGATCCGGCTGATCGCCGAGCGCTACCCGAACGTCACCAGCTGGGGCGGCATCATCCCCGACCATGAATACGGCCGCACCACCTGGGCGATCTTCGTGGATGCGATGCTGAACATCTTCCCCCAGGTGACCGGCAAGCAGCCCGAGATCCAGCGGCCGATCCTGGTGCCCTATGGTGCCGGCGACTACAAGAACTTCATCGCCGCCGCGGTGCGCCAGCCCTTCGAGGGGCTCTACACCTCGGCCTATGGCGGCGATGCCGTGACCCTGTTCCAGCAGGCGAAGCCCTTCGGCCTGTTCGAGAAGACCAAGGTGGTGGTGGACTCGGCCAATGAATTCCTGGTGCCGCTGGCAATGAAGGATCAGACCCCGGACACCTGGACCGGCACCCACTGGTATTTCAACGGCAACACCGACAACCCGATGTCCAAGCATCTCTACGATGCCTATGTCGCGCGCACCGGCAACAAATATCCGATGGGCTGGGCGGCGGAAGCCCATGCCGCGGTCTATGCCTACAAGGCCGCACTTGAGAAGACCGGCGGCGAGACCAAGGCCGATGCGATCATCGCCGCGCTGAAGGGCCTGACCTTCGACAGCGCCACCGGTAAGCGCACGCTGCGCGCTGAAGACAACCAGGCGATCAAGAACGTCGAGATCATGCGCATCAGCCCCAAGGCCGACAACCCGGATGGCTTCGCGGTCACCGACTTCGTCTCGGTGCCGGGTGACAGCGTGGTGGAGCCGGCGCGGCCCGGGCAGAAGCTGGAACTGAAGTCTCTCTGA
- a CDS encoding class I adenylate-forming enzyme family protein, translated as MAAPTPQGPLEADLARRIAETGTLGRLLRARAAEHGAAPMLIAPSLLHPAEADGLAVTSFAAMAAGAERLARALVAAGVGPGDGVGVLATNAAVTEAHLVQYATALAGAVLVPVNPRYGDEDLDHAIALGRLKIAFAEPGLMARLQAAVRRMGGDVRCIDMAAELAGLMADADAGRALPEVAPEAIADLIFTSGTTGKPKAVEHSHRSAVATGAIFGTALGLTPDDRHHHAVPFFTSSGVHFNPLAALWAGAAMIVEPAFEAPRILERIAERRSTVLLSVPSGFLYLLDALARAGNDTPDLSSIRLWNYGGAAMPQEAVMALTRRFPDVDQRQNYGMTETGPTGTMLLPDEVLVKPGSVGRPMPLCRVRITDAQGRALPAGAAGEIEILSPANMIGYRDAPEATAETIRDGWVRTGDWGRIDTDGHLYHLDRLKDVIVRGGLKIAARRVEDVLHRIPGVFEAAVIALPHPRLGEDVAAVVVRTRPDTTKDIETDENFIVRLRTAAAAVLADYEIPRRIFLTDALPRNPLGKVLKTELRRQHAGASPHN; from the coding sequence ATGGCCGCCCCCACGCCCCAAGGACCGCTTGAAGCCGATCTCGCCCGCAGGATTGCGGAGACGGGCACGCTCGGCCGTCTTCTGCGGGCGCGGGCGGCGGAGCATGGCGCGGCACCCATGCTGATCGCGCCCTCGCTGCTGCACCCGGCAGAGGCGGACGGGCTGGCCGTGACCAGCTTCGCCGCCATGGCGGCCGGAGCGGAACGGCTGGCCCGGGCGCTGGTGGCGGCGGGGGTCGGGCCGGGTGACGGCGTCGGCGTGCTGGCCACCAACGCCGCCGTCACCGAGGCCCATCTGGTCCAGTATGCCACGGCGCTGGCCGGCGCGGTTCTGGTGCCGGTCAACCCGCGCTATGGCGACGAGGATCTGGACCACGCCATCGCCCTTGGCCGGCTGAAGATCGCCTTCGCCGAGCCGGGGCTGATGGCGCGGCTTCAGGCTGCGGTCAGGCGGATGGGGGGCGATGTCCGCTGCATCGACATGGCCGCGGAGCTCGCCGGGCTGATGGCGGATGCCGATGCCGGTCGCGCCCTGCCCGAGGTGGCGCCCGAGGCCATCGCCGATCTGATCTTCACCTCGGGCACCACCGGAAAGCCCAAGGCGGTGGAGCACAGCCACCGGTCTGCCGTGGCCACGGGGGCGATCTTCGGCACGGCGCTGGGGCTGACGCCGGATGACCGGCATCATCACGCGGTGCCGTTCTTCACCAGCTCGGGCGTGCATTTCAACCCGCTGGCCGCGCTCTGGGCCGGGGCGGCCATGATCGTGGAGCCCGCCTTCGAAGCGCCGCGCATCCTGGAGCGGATCGCGGAGCGGCGGAGCACGGTGCTGCTCTCGGTGCCCTCGGGCTTCCTCTATCTGCTGGACGCGCTGGCGCGGGCCGGCAACGACACCCCCGATCTTTCGAGCATCCGTCTCTGGAATTATGGCGGCGCCGCCATGCCCCAGGAGGCGGTGATGGCACTGACCCGGCGCTTCCCGGACGTCGACCAGCGCCAGAACTACGGCATGACCGAGACGGGCCCCACCGGCACCATGCTTCTCCCCGACGAGGTGCTGGTGAAGCCCGGCTCGGTCGGCCGGCCCATGCCGCTCTGCCGGGTGCGGATCACCGATGCCCAGGGCCGCGCGCTGCCGGCCGGGGCGGCGGGCGAGATCGAAATCCTGAGCCCTGCCAACATGATCGGCTATCGCGACGCGCCCGAGGCGACGGCGGAGACGATCAGGGACGGCTGGGTCCGCACCGGCGACTGGGGGCGGATCGACACCGACGGCCATCTCTATCACCTGGACCGGCTGAAGGATGTGATCGTCCGCGGCGGGCTGAAGATCGCCGCCCGGCGGGTGGAAGACGTGCTGCACCGCATCCCCGGCGTGTTCGAGGCGGCGGTGATCGCCCTGCCCCATCCACGCCTTGGCGAGGACGTCGCGGCGGTGGTGGTGCGTACCAGGCCCGACACAACCAAAGACATCGAAACTGATGAGAACTTCATCGTACGGCTGCGAACGGCCGCCGCGGCAGTGCTGGCCGATTACGAGATCCCGAGACGGATCTTCCTCACCGATGCGCTGCCCCGCAACCCGCTGGGCAAGGTGTTGAAGACCGAACTGCGCCGGCAGCATGCCGGGGCATCCCCACACAACTGA
- a CDS encoding enoyl-CoA hydratase/isomerase family protein, with amino-acid sequence MTTEPGAFEFRDYQCFTFERRNRVLTATINRPEAMNAVNARLHEEFSRLFTDLAMDPDSDVVVLTGAGRAFCAGGDINWMQEHIDVPGEFERTGLEAKRIVFSQLDLEKPLICRLNGHATGLGATIALMCDIIIASDKAKIGDPHVSVGLVAGDGGAVIWPQLIGFARAKEFLLTGDLLTAPEAAQIGLINRAVAPEKLDDEVYALADRLAGGATKAIRWTKTATNIALKQLAHSMMDACIGYESMSNLTEDHREAVAAFREKRKPAFTGR; translated from the coding sequence GTGACCACCGAACCCGGCGCCTTCGAATTCCGCGACTATCAATGCTTCACCTTCGAACGCCGCAACCGCGTGTTGACCGCGACCATCAATCGCCCCGAGGCGATGAATGCGGTCAACGCCCGGCTGCACGAGGAATTCTCGCGGCTGTTCACCGACCTGGCCATGGATCCCGACAGCGACGTGGTGGTGCTGACCGGCGCCGGCCGCGCCTTCTGCGCCGGCGGCGACATCAACTGGATGCAGGAACATATCGATGTGCCGGGCGAGTTCGAGCGCACCGGGCTTGAGGCCAAGCGCATCGTGTTCAGCCAGCTGGATCTTGAAAAGCCGCTGATCTGCCGGCTGAACGGCCATGCCACCGGGCTGGGTGCGACAATCGCACTGATGTGCGATATCATCATCGCCTCCGACAAGGCGAAGATCGGCGACCCCCATGTGTCGGTGGGGCTGGTGGCCGGCGATGGCGGTGCCGTGATCTGGCCGCAGCTGATCGGCTTCGCCCGCGCCAAGGAATTCCTGCTGACCGGCGACCTGCTGACGGCACCCGAGGCGGCGCAGATCGGGCTGATCAACCGCGCGGTCGCGCCGGAGAAGCTGGACGACGAGGTCTACGCCCTGGCCGACCGCCTGGCCGGCGGCGCCACCAAGGCGATCCGCTGGACCAAGACCGCGACCAATATCGCGCTGAAGCAGCTGGCCCATTCGATGATGGATGCCTGCATCGGCTATGAAAGCATGTCGAACCTGACCGAAGACCATCGCGAGGCGGTCGCCGCCTTCCGCGAGAAGCGCAAGCCCGCCTTCACGGGTCGATAA
- a CDS encoding acyl-CoA dehydrogenase family protein: MNFRFTEEQSMLRDMARRWVAERYDLKRRKAAAAGGFDRAAWADMAEMGWQGVALPEAAGGSAGSAVETMIVMEEIGRGLMVEPYLPAAVIAPAALMLAGAAAEDARLAAIAEGRLVIAFAHDEPGLRDPAAPRRTRAAPAGDGWRLDGTKSVVRAGAEADCLLVSAAMPGGATGLFLVDATAPGITRTGYPTLDGMTAAEIVFDGATAPAAALLAGDADAILAALIDRAITAELSEAVGVMERLKAATLDHLRTRRQFGQEIGRFQALQHRMADIHIACEEARSMVIMATVALAEDDVLARARAVSAARLHVAELAMHVGREAIQLHGGIGMTDEMIVGHGFKRLKVIAAGMGGNDLHLDRFIATTDQSNAA; this comes from the coding sequence ATGAACTTCCGCTTCACCGAAGAACAGTCGATGCTGCGCGACATGGCCAGGCGCTGGGTCGCGGAGCGCTATGACCTGAAGCGCCGCAAGGCCGCGGCGGCCGGCGGTTTCGATCGGGCCGCCTGGGCCGATATGGCGGAGATGGGCTGGCAGGGCGTGGCCCTGCCCGAAGCGGCCGGCGGCAGTGCCGGCAGTGCGGTCGAGACCATGATCGTGATGGAGGAGATCGGCCGCGGGCTGATGGTCGAGCCCTATCTGCCGGCCGCGGTGATCGCCCCCGCGGCGCTGATGCTGGCCGGGGCGGCTGCGGAGGATGCGCGGCTGGCCGCCATCGCCGAAGGCCGGCTGGTGATTGCCTTCGCCCATGACGAGCCGGGCCTGCGCGACCCGGCCGCCCCGCGCCGCACCCGGGCGGCGCCCGCGGGTGACGGCTGGCGGCTGGACGGGACCAAAAGCGTGGTCCGCGCCGGGGCCGAGGCGGATTGCCTGCTGGTTTCGGCCGCGATGCCGGGCGGCGCCACCGGGCTGTTCCTGGTGGATGCGACGGCACCGGGGATCACCCGCACCGGCTATCCCACACTCGACGGCATGACCGCGGCCGAGATCGTGTTCGACGGCGCCACCGCGCCGGCGGCGGCCCTGCTGGCCGGTGATGCGGATGCCATCCTGGCCGCACTGATCGACCGCGCGATCACCGCCGAACTTTCCGAGGCGGTGGGCGTGATGGAACGGCTGAAGGCGGCCACGCTGGACCATCTGCGCACCCGCCGCCAGTTCGGCCAGGAAATCGGCCGGTTCCAGGCCCTGCAGCACCGCATGGCCGACATCCACATCGCCTGCGAAGAGGCGCGGTCGATGGTCATCATGGCGACGGTCGCCCTGGCCGAAGACGACGTTCTGGCCCGCGCCCGCGCGGTATCGGCCGCCCGGCTGCATGTCGCCGAACTGGCGATGCATGTCGGGCGCGAGGCGATCCAGCTGCATGGCGGCATCGGCATGACCGACGAGATGATCGTCGGCCACGGCTTCAAACGCCTGAAGGTGATCGCCGCCGGCATGGGCGGCAACGACCTGCATCTGGACCGCTTCATCGCCACCACCGATCAGAGCAATGCCGCCTGA
- a CDS encoding acyl-CoA dehydrogenase family protein: MHAEFTAEERAFRDQVRRFCEERLPEDIRAKVLEGRHLSRADHIRWQKILHEQGWIAGFWPKKWGGCDWTPVEGYIFQEETARAGAPWLLPFGVNYVGPVIFTYGNADQQERHLPGILSSDVFWCQGYSEPGAGSDLAGLKTRAVRDGDHYIVNGSKIWTTMAHWADMMFCLARTDGDAARPQEGISFLLLDMKQPGVTVRPIISIDGAHHLNEVFFDDVRVPVSERVGDENKGWTYAKFLLGHERMLSAETGKARRLIGKIRRMAARLPHANGRGVLADDPRFRDRVARLDIRVLALEWTTLRMLDAAMDGAAPGAEASLLKIRGSELVQAITELATDVLGLYGIPFDVRLLEAEAQGIEIGPDGAAGILAEFLYHRAPTIWGGSNEVQRNILAKHALGL; this comes from the coding sequence ATGCACGCCGAGTTCACGGCCGAAGAGCGGGCGTTCCGCGATCAGGTGCGGCGGTTCTGCGAGGAGCGGCTGCCCGAGGATATCCGGGCGAAGGTGCTGGAGGGGCGGCATCTTTCCCGCGCGGATCACATCCGCTGGCAGAAGATCCTGCATGAACAGGGCTGGATCGCCGGGTTCTGGCCGAAGAAATGGGGCGGGTGCGACTGGACGCCGGTGGAAGGCTATATCTTCCAGGAAGAAACCGCGCGCGCCGGTGCCCCCTGGCTGCTGCCCTTCGGGGTGAATTATGTGGGCCCCGTGATCTTCACCTATGGCAATGCCGATCAGCAGGAACGGCATCTGCCCGGCATCCTGTCGTCCGACGTGTTCTGGTGCCAGGGCTATAGCGAGCCGGGCGCCGGATCGGATCTGGCCGGGCTGAAGACCCGGGCGGTGCGCGATGGCGACCACTATATCGTCAACGGCTCCAAGATCTGGACCACCATGGCCCATTGGGCCGACATGATGTTCTGCCTGGCCCGCACCGACGGTGATGCCGCGCGGCCCCAGGAGGGGATCTCGTTCCTGCTGCTGGACATGAAGCAGCCGGGGGTGACGGTGCGGCCGATCATCTCCATCGACGGCGCGCATCATCTGAACGAAGTGTTCTTCGACGACGTCCGCGTGCCGGTGAGTGAGCGGGTGGGCGACGAGAACAAGGGCTGGACCTACGCCAAATTCCTGCTGGGGCATGAGCGCATGCTCTCGGCCGAAACCGGCAAGGCAAGGCGGCTGATCGGCAAGATCCGGCGCATGGCCGCCCGCCTGCCCCATGCCAACGGCCGCGGCGTGCTGGCCGACGATCCCCGCTTCCGCGACCGCGTCGCCCGGCTGGACATCCGCGTGCTGGCGCTGGAATGGACCACGCTGCGCATGCTGGATGCCGCCATGGACGGGGCCGCCCCCGGGGCCGAGGCCTCTCTGCTCAAGATCCGCGGCAGCGAACTGGTGCAGGCGATCACCGAACTCGCCACCGACGTGCTGGGCCTCTACGGCATCCCCTTCGATGTGCGGCTGCTGGAGGCCGAGGCGCAGGGCATCGAGATCGGCCCCGACGGCGCCGCCGGCATCCTGGCCGAATTCCTCTACCACCGCGCCCCCACCATCTGGGGCGGCTCCAACGAAGTCCAGCGCAACATCCTGGCCAAACACGCCCTGGGCCTCTGA